GCGACAAGATGAAGACCGAGCTCGGTGATCTTCGCGCGCGGCTGGACGACATCGACAAGCGCGACGCCGAATACAAAGAACAGGTGGCCCGGCTGCGCAAGGTGCTGGATCAGGCCACCGCGCTTTTGACCCGCAATTCGGCCGACGTGGGGGCGAAGGCAGCCAAGGCCGAGACGGACATCGCCGCTCTGCAAGGACGCATCGAGGAGCTCACCCACGCCCAGGACCAGCGCGACCGCCAGAACACCGACGACCGCACCCAGCTGAACAACCGCCTGGCCGCGCTGGAGCAGACCCAGACCAAGATCGTCGACAAGGTGGCCCCGTCGCTGCCCGACGACAAGGACCAGCTGTGGCAGCAAGCGTCGTCGCGCCTGAGCGGCGGCCAGCGCGACGAGGGCCGGCGGTTCTATCGGGTCTTCATCCAGCGTTTCCCGCAGGACCCGCGCGCGTCGCAGGCCTACCTGGCCATCGGCAATTCGTTCGTCGCCGAGAGCAAGTACCCGAACGCCGCCGCTGAGTTTCAGAAGATTCTGGACGTCTATCCGCGCTCGCCGGAGGTGCCCGAGGCGATGTGGCAGCTCTCCTCGGCTTTCGTCCAGCTGAAGTTTTGCACCGACGCGCGGGCCCTGCTGTCGGACCTGGTCAAGCGCTATCCCCGCTCGCCACGCGCCGCGGAAGCCAAGAGCCAGATCAAGCAGCTCGGCAAGATGCCGAAGAGTTCCTGTACAAGCTAGCCGGCGAACGGCGCGGCGACCTGGCGGGCAGCGGTGGTGGGGTCGGCGGCTTTGTTCACGGCGGCGATGACCGCGGCAGCGGACGCGCCGGCGGCGGCGACGGCGGCGACGCTATCCACGGTGATGCCGCCGATGGCGACCACCGGAACGGAAACCGTGCGGCAGACCGCGGCCAGCGCTTCGACGCCGACGATCGGATCGGGGTTTTCTTTGCTGGCCGTCCCGAAGACCGGGCCGAAGGCGATGTAGTCGGCGCCGGCCGCAGCCGCGACACACGCCTGTTCGAAATTGTGGGTGGAGATCCCGATGACGATCGTCCGACCGGTTGAACGCAGCACCGCCTGCGCGTCGGCGAGCGGCAGATCCTCCTGGCCCAGGTGCACGACGTCGGCGCCCACCGCCAGCGCAACGTCCAATCGATCGTTCACGCAAAACGGCACGCCGGCGGCGCGACACACCGGCAGGAGCAGCCGCGCCCCGTCGCACAGAGCGGCCGCATCGCTGCCTTTCGCCCGCAGCTGCAGGCAGCAGGGCCGCGCGGCCAGCAGGGCACGGGCGCGTGCCACCAGCGCCGCGCCACCGCCGATGCCGACTGGATCCGGGTTCACGTCGACGATGGCGTAGTACCCCCGCAGCGCGGTCGTCATCGCGTACACTATAGCGCCTTGCCCACGCCGTTCCGCCTCCAGACCGAGCTGCGCCCGATGGGGGACCAGCCGCGCGCCATCGACGAGCTCTGCACCGGCGTCAAGCGCGGCGATCCGTCGCAGGTGCTGCTGGGGATCACCGGCAGCGGCAAGACGTTCACCGTCGCCCACGTGGTGGAACAAATCCAGCGCCCGACCCTGGTCATCGCCCACAACAAGACCCTGGCGCACCAGCTCTACGGCGAGTTCAAGGCGCTGTTCCCCGACAACGCCATCCACTACTTCGTCAGCTACTACGACTACTACCAGCCGGAAGCCTACGTCCCATCGACGGACACGTACATCGAGAAGGATTCGCTGATCAACGAAGAGATAGACCGCATGCGCCACGCCGCGACGTACGCGTTGCTCACCCGGCGCGACGTCCTGATCGTGGCGTCGGTGTCTTGCATCTACGGCATCGGCGCGGCGGAGGCGTACCTCGGCATGAAGATCGATCTCGCCCGCGGCGTGGAGGTGCGGCGCGACGCCGTCCTGCGCCGTCTGGTCGAGATTCAATACGAACGCAACGACGTCGATTTTTCGCGCGGCACGTTCCGGGTGCGCGGTGACTCGGTGGAAATTTTCCCCGCTTACGAGCGCGAAAAGGCCATCCGCATCGAATGGTGGGGCGACGAGATCGAGACCATCTCCGAGGTCGATCCGCTGCGCGGCAAGGTCCTGCGCAAGGTCGACGAGGTGTCGATCTTCCCGGGCTCGCACTACGTGACGCCGGCCGATCGGCTGACCAAGGCGATGGCCGGGATCAAAGAAGAACTGCGTCCGCGCCTGATGGAGCTCAAGCAGCAAAACAAGCTGGTGGAAGAGCAGCGGCTGCAGCAGCGCACGCTTTACGACCTCGAGATGCTGGAACAGATGGGTCGCTGCAAGGGGATCGAGAACTACTCGCGCCATCTGTCGGGCCGCGCGCCGGGCGAGCCGCCGCCCACGCTGCTGGATTACTTCCCGAAGGACTACATGCTGTTCGTCGACGAATCGCACCAGACGGTGCCGCAGATCGCCGCCATGTACAAAGGCGACCGCTCGCGCAAGGAAACCCTGGTCGAGTTCGGCTTTCGTCTGCCGTCGGCGCTGGACAATCGGCCGCTGCGTTTCGACGAATGGGAGGCGCGCGCGCCGCAGACCGTGTACGTGTCGGCCACGCCGGCCGACTATGAGATGAGACAGGCCCAGGGCGTGTTCGTCGAGCAGATCATCCGCCCCACCGGTCTGCTGGATCCGGAGATCGAGGTGCGGCCGGTGGGCTCGCAGGTCGACGATCTGCTGGGCGAGATCCGCGAGCGGGTGAAATCCGGCGAGCGCGTGCTGGTGACGACGTTGACCAAGCGCATGGCCGAGGACCTGACCGAGTACTACACCGAGCTGGGCGTGCGGGTGCGCTATCTGCACTCGGACATCGACACCCTGGAACGCATCGAGATCTTGCGCGACCTGCGCCTGGGCGAATTCGACGTGCTGGTCGGGATCAATTTGCTGCGCGAGGGTCTCGACCTGCCGGAGGTGTCGCTGGTGGCCATCCTCGACGCCGACAAGGAAGGCTTCCTGCGCGCCGAGCGCTCGCTGATCCAGACCATCGGCCGCGCCGCCCGCAACGTGCACGGCAAGGTGATCATGTACGCCGACCGCGAGACCGACTCGATGAAGAAGGCGCTGGACGTGACGGCCACCCGACGGAGGACGCAGGCGGCGTACAACAAGGAACACGGGATCACGCCGAAGACCATCCAGAAGGCCATCGCCGACCTGGCGGGCACCGCGCAGGACGACTTCGTCGATCTCACCAAGCCGCTCAAGAAGTCGAAAACCTCGGACATCCCGCTCGAGGAACTGCCGCAGATCCTGTCGGCGATGAAAAAAGAGATGTTCGATCTTTCGGAGGCGCTGGAGTTCGAAAAGGCGGCGGTCATCCGCGACAAGATCAAAGAGCTGGAGGAAGTCCAGCTGGCCGTCTCTGGATAGGCGTGCGGCGCGCCGGCGGCGCCGTTCAGTCGGCGGCGAACAGCAGGCGCCAGATCGGCGTCCCTTCGTCCACGCACTGGCGCTCGCGGCGCGAACAGGCGGCGTAGGGATTGCCGCGATGGAAGCTCCACGGGCCGACGACGTTGCGCAGCCGGCCGGCGGGCTCGCCTTCCAGCGTGGCCATCGCTTCCAGGGCGATGGCGAAAATGTCGGTCTGCACGAAGATCTCGCCACCTGGAGTCAGCGCCGCCACCATGTCCGCGGCCAGCCCGGCCGAGACCACCCGCCGTTTGTGCTGGCGCGACTTCCACCACGGGTCGGGGAAGTTCACGAAGAACCGCCGCACCGACGCCGGCGCGAACAGCCGCGGCATGTCCACCGACATGTTGGCGAAGACGCTCTCCACGTTGGGCAGGCCCTCGGCCCGGCAGGCTTTATTCGCGCGAGCCACCACCTCGCGCCGGATCTCGACGCCCACGCAGTGGCGTTGCCGATCGGCGCGGGCGCGATCCATCAAGAAGTGCGCCTCGGCCGAGCCGAGCTCGACCTCGAGGTCGCTGCCGGACGGCGCCAACACCGGCGCTACGTCGATCTCCAGCAGATCGGACTTCAGCGGGTTGACGTGCTGGCGGACGCGGCGCATGTGATGAAAAACAACCGCCGTTCAAGAACGGGCCGCGTCGGCGAGCGCGCGCCGATCGCCAGCCAGCAATCTCTGCAGCGCCGCGAAGACCACGCTGACCGCGTCAGCGCCGCCGCTGGCCGCCTCCAGCGCCTGTCCGGAGCGCGACAGCGGCCCCAAAAGCACGCTGGTCTCCCGCGCGTAGGTGCGGCGGGTTCCGTCGGCCATGCGCGCGGCGTTCAGCACCGGCCCTTCGCCCTGGCCATCGATAAATGCCGGCGAGACCCAGCGGGCGCCGGCCCGCGCACCCCGCTCGACGTCGGCGGGCGATCGGCAGTCGACGGCGTGCGGGGCCACCCCGCGGGCGGTGCAGCGGCTCATCGCTTCCCAACCGTCCGGGGTGGCGGGAAAGGCGGGCACCAGATTGGGCCCCAGGGCGGACAACGCCGCGGCGTCGTCCAGCATGGCGGGCAGCCCGGCCGCCGCCCGCACCGACACGCTGACCGGACCCGAGCAGGACGCCGCGATGGCCTCCAGCAAGACGCGGCGGCCGACGTCGTCCAGCGCCGCCAGCGCCGCTGGCGGCACGGTGATCCCGGCGATCACCCCACGCTTGCCTTCCTGCCTGATCTCGTCGAGGTCGCCGCTGTGAAGAAAGACCTTCATCTCCCGCCGCGCTCGGGATCTTCGTAGTCCAGCGCCTCGAAGTTCAGCTCGGACTCGTCGACGGGCCCGGATTCTTCGCCAGCCTCGTCCTCGAACAGCAGCGGCACGTCTTCTTCTTCCAGGGACTGGCGCAGCGCCGCCACTCGGCCGGCGATCGCCTCCAGTCGTCGGCGCGAATCGGCGACCGCGCGCTCGAGTTCGACCAACCGCTCACCCATAGCGGCAAAAATACCACGGATCGGCGCCGCTGCGCCGCTAGACGATCGCGCTGGCCTTGCGGTCGACGTGGTTGACATAGAGCTGCTGCAGGATGCCGATGAGGTAACTGGTCAGCATGTAAAGCGCCAGCCCGGCCGGCAGCACCAGCGAGAAGGCGGTGAACATGATCGGCATCATCAGCGCCATCATTTGCTGCTGCTGCTGGTCCGGCGACGCCGGCGACATGCGCATCTGCGCGAACATCACCCCGCCCATCAAGAGCGGCGTGATGTAGTAGGGATCCTTGGCCGTCAGATCGTGGATGTGCAGAATGAACGGCGACCGGTACAGCTCGACCGCATAGTTCAGCGTCGAGTAAAGGGCGATCCAGATCGGCATCTGGATCAAGCTAGGCAGGCAGCCCCCGAACGGCGAAACGCCGTGGGCCTTGTACAGATTCATGGTCTCGACCGACTGGCGTTGCTTGTCGTTCTCGTACTTCTTGCGGATGGCGGCCATCTTCGGGGCCAGCTTCTGCATCTTCTTCGCCGACAGCAACGAGCGCTGGGTCGGATAGAACGTCAGCAGACGGATGAACACCGTCAGCAGGATGATCGCCAGGCCCCAGTTGCCGACGAACGATTGAAAGAACTTCAGCAGCGACAGGATCGGGCGCGAAAGAAAGGCCAGGTTGACGTCGATCGCTTCGTGCAGGCGCGCGTCCTCGCCGTTCGGGCTGACCTTTTCCAGGTCCTCTCGGATTTTGGGGCCGGCAAAGACGATGAACGGATAGGTGGTCGAGGCGTGCGGCGCCACCGTGCGCTCGCCGAACAGCAAGAAGACGTCACCGATGTCCGGGGCCGGCGACGTTCCCGCGCAGGTCCGCTCGCGCGGCGGCGATTCAGGAAAAGGAACGGCGGCCAGCAAAAAGAACTTGTCGTCGGTGCCGGCCCAAAGAACGTTGCCGCCCTTTTCCAGGCGCTCCTTGGCCACCTTTTCGACCGAACGCCGTTCGGCTTTCTCGCCCACCTCGCAGATGACCGACGCCGGGTTGGCCGAGCTGCCGGAAAGGAAGCTGCCGCCCTTCTGGTCGGGATTCTGATGACCGTAGATGTGCAGGCCAAGGTCATGATCGACCGGCTTGTCGGTCTTGTTCTCGACGGTGACGTCCAGCAATAAGCGATACGACTCCGGTTCGGCGCGGTACTTCTTCTCGATCCGCACGGCGTCGCTCACGAACTCAAAGGCGACGGTGTCGGCCGCCGGACGCGTGACGGTCCAGGCGCCGTCGGAAGGCCTGGCGAATCCGGCCTTGGGGAACTCCGTGCGCAAAGGAGAAAAACCGCTCGCGCTGGTGGTGATGAGCTCGAGGCCGCTCGACGGGTCGCCCTTGCGCATGAGGTACTTCGGCGCGCGAAGCTGCGCTTGGCGCAGGGTTCCTCCGTGGCTGGATAGGACGAAGCGCACGGCCGGAGTGATGAGCTCGACCAGCTCTTCGGGATGATCGGCGGCGGCCACTTCCGCGCCGGCACCTCCAGCGGCGGCGGCCGGGCCCGGCGCCGGGACGCTGCTGGGCGCGGTGCCGGCCGGTGCGATCGACGGTGACGACTTATCGGCCCTGGGCGCGGGCGTGGGAGCGGTCGGCGGCGGGAAGATCTTCATCCAGGCGAACAAGATCCCGACGCAGATAACGATGGCGATGACGACCCGCTTTTCCATGCGACCCTATTTTTGTCCCCCGCGCGACGACCCCAAAGGCTGGGGCACCGGGTCTATACCACCCCGCGCGAACGGATGACAGCGCCCGAGACGCCACGCCGCCAACCCCAGGCCCTTGATGATGCCGTGCTGGCGCAGCGCCTCTTCCGCGTAGGCCGAGCAGCTTGGTTCAAAACGGCAGCGCGGTCCGAGGAGCGGTGAGATGGCCGCGCGGTAGAACTTGATCAAGAACAGGAGAACGGTTTTCATCGGCGCCCAAGTTGTCGGGCAAGGCTAGCAAGCTCCTGCGTCGTAGGCCCGAGGCCGGCGGTGGCCGCCGACGGCTTGGCCACCACCACCAGATCTAGCCCGGCCGGCCAGGCGGTCATCAGCTTGCGACAGCTCTCGCGCACCCAGCGCTTGACGCGGTTGCGGACCACGGCGTTGCCGACCTTCTTGCTGACCGTCACGCCCACCCGACAAGCAGGGGCGGCGTCCCCCGGAGCAACCGCCGACCGCCGCGCGAACAGCAGATAGTGCGCGCCGCCAAAACGGCGCCCGCCATTTTGGACGGCCAGATAGTCCGAGCGCTTGGAGATTCGTCGCGCGCGCGGAAACGCCTCCCGCCGAACGGGCACGGCCAAAGCGCTACTTCTTGGCGACGGTGACGGTCAGCTGCTTGCGGCCCTTGCGGCGCCGTCGGCGGATCACTTCGCGCCCCGCTGCCGTCTTCATGCGTTTGCGGAAGCCGTGCGTCCGCTTGCGACTTTTGCGATGGGGTTGAAATGTCCTCTTCACGGGCTACCTCCGAACTGAAACAAAAAAGCCGCCGCAGCGGCGACGACGAAAGGTCGAAGGAGATACACCGCCGCTTTCGGCCTGTCAACCACACCCGCTTTCGAGGTCGCCGACCGCCCCTGCGGGCGGACTTTTTTGGGTGGGATTTGTAGGCAGCGAAACTCGTCGTCAGAGATCTCCGTCGGTGACGAATGCGCATGATGTTCCACGCTTGTGTCGTCGACGGGAGTTTTGCGTCATTTCCAGATCACCCCGCGCATTCCTCGACGACAGTGTCGCGCGCGCCCGCCGATCGATCGCGCAAAGCCCCATGCGATGGGACTTGGCGCGCTCACAATACAAAATCACCCGTGAAACGTGTGCGTGTCAGGCAGGTGTCCGCGTCGTTTCAAAAAATTTCATTTGTGCTCGCGTGCTTACAGCCCGAGATGGCAGTGGTGGCGGATTTCAGGGTCGTGTTCGTTCACCGCCGTTGTCAAAAAATTTGGCGGATCTTCGCGGTGTTCGGCCGTATGCCCGATTGGTCCTTGATGGGGTGGAAACGGGTCTGATAGACAACGCAGCACTCGCGCGGCTCTCGTTGTGCGAGTCCCCCCAAAACCGAAGCGGAACTTGGTTTCTCCCTGACCGACGTCAGGGGGATGTTTTGGTGTCATTGGCTGTGGATAGAGAGGGGAGTGTTGATTGAAAGTATCCGACCCGGTTGGTGTTTTCCTGTCTCTGCCCCTGTGGAGAAATCCCCGATGACCGTCGAGATGTGGTCCGAAGCGGTCCGATCGATCGAACCGATGGTCAAGCCCGCACACCGCGATCTGTGGCTGCGTCCGATCGTCTGCGTCGGCATCAACGAAGGGCGTATCCGGTTGCGCGCGCCGAACCGCTATCACAAGGAATGGTTCGAGGACAACTTCCTGCCGTCGATCCTGCGCGATCTGGAAGCGCGCGCCCAGCAGACGTTCACCGTCGACTTCGAAGTGGTCGAGGAAGACTCGCTGTCGGCGGCGCGCGTGCCGATGCGCGAATCGTCAGTGGAAGATCGCCCGACGCCGGTCCCCACGCCAGCGCGGCCACCGGAGCTGCTCCCGCGCTATACCTTCGATCGATTCGTCGTCGGGCCGACCAACCAGTTCGCTCACGCCGCGGCCCGCATGGTGGCCGAGGCGCCCGCTTCGCGCTGGAACCCGCTTTTCATCTACGGCGGCGTCGGCCTCGGCAAGACCCACCTTCTGCAGGCCATCGGCCACGAGATCCACCGCCAGCGTCCCGACTGGGTGATCACCTTCGTCACCTGCGAGCGCTTCGTCACCGATTTTATCGGGTCGATGATGAACCAGAAGCGCCAGAGCGGCACGAATCTCATGCAGGAATTCCGGGCCCGCTACCGCGAGGTCCCGGACGTGCTGCTGGTCGATGACGTGCAGTTCCTATCCAACAAGGACAGCTCGCAGGACGAGTTCTTTCACACCTTCAATGCGCTTCACTATGCGCACAAGCAGATCGTCCTGACGTCAGACAAGCTGCCGGCGGAATTGCCAGGCGTCGAGGATCGGCTGCGCAGCCGCTTCACCTGGGGCCTCATCGCCGAGGTGGAGACGCCCGATCTGGAAACGCGCGTGGCCATCTTGAAGCGCAAGGCCGAGGCGGAGAAGGTGATCCTTCCCGACGACGTGGCCTTGTACCTGGCGGCGCACATCAAGACCAACGTGCGCGAGCTGGAAGGCGCACTGTTGCGTCTGGCGGCCCGGGCGTCGTTCCAGGCCCAGCCTATCTCGCTGGAGGTGGCGCGTGAAGCCTTGGCCAAGCTGTTCGCCCATACACCCACCGGGCTGACCATCGAAGGTATCCAGCGCGAAGTGGCTGCGTACTTCGACGTCAAGCTGCACGATCTGAAGGGACCGAAGCGCCACCGCGCCGTCGCCCATCCGCGCATGATTGCCATGTACCTGGCCCGCAAGTTGACCTCGATGAGCTATCCCGAGATCGGCAGCCGCTTCGGCGGCAAGGATCACTCGACGGTGATCAGCGCGGTCCGCAAGATCGAGCGCCTTTGTGGCGAGGAGCCCACCGTGCGCAGCGTGGTCAGCACCATCGAGAGCCACCTGCGCCAGCCCTGATTGGCCCGCGCCGGCGGCCCTGCTGGCCTGTGGAAAGACCTGTGGGGTGGATCGGTATAAGTGCGATCTCTCGGTTCTCCACCACGCCACGGAAAAACACGGGTGGCTTTTCAACAGGCCGCCGCCCTGCCCTTCTCCGACGGTGAGCGAGCAACAATTCACAACTCCACAGGCCCTACTACATCTACTTTTTAATCTTCTAAATTAAAGATAGAAGACAGAAGGAAAC
The Polyangia bacterium genome window above contains:
- a CDS encoding tetratricopeptide repeat protein, whose amino-acid sequence is MSTSPGGERQLARRGTGRSHFGSSGGALPRLLVLLGLVGGAVLPAACVTSGEGDKMKTELGDLRARLDDIDKRDAEYKEQVARLRKVLDQATALLTRNSADVGAKAAKAETDIAALQGRIEELTHAQDQRDRQNTDDRTQLNNRLAALEQTQTKIVDKVAPSLPDDKDQLWQQASSRLSGGQRDEGRRFYRVFIQRFPQDPRASQAYLAIGNSFVAESKYPNAAAEFQKILDVYPRSPEVPEAMWQLSSAFVQLKFCTDARALLSDLVKRYPRSPRAAEAKSQIKQLGKMPKSSCTS
- the thiE gene encoding thiamine phosphate synthase yields the protein MTTALRGYYAIVDVNPDPVGIGGGAALVARARALLAARPCCLQLRAKGSDAAALCDGARLLLPVCRAAGVPFCVNDRLDVALAVGADVVHLGQEDLPLADAQAVLRSTGRTIVIGISTHNFEQACVAAAAGADYIAFGPVFGTASKENPDPIVGVEALAAVCRTVSVPVVAIGGITVDSVAAVAAAGASAAAVIAAVNKAADPTTAARQVAAPFAG
- the dnaA gene encoding chromosomal replication initiator protein DnaA; its protein translation is MTVEMWSEAVRSIEPMVKPAHRDLWLRPIVCVGINEGRIRLRAPNRYHKEWFEDNFLPSILRDLEARAQQTFTVDFEVVEEDSLSAARVPMRESSVEDRPTPVPTPARPPELLPRYTFDRFVVGPTNQFAHAAARMVAEAPASRWNPLFIYGGVGLGKTHLLQAIGHEIHRQRPDWVITFVTCERFVTDFIGSMMNQKRQSGTNLMQEFRARYREVPDVLLVDDVQFLSNKDSSQDEFFHTFNALHYAHKQIVLTSDKLPAELPGVEDRLRSRFTWGLIAEVETPDLETRVAILKRKAEAEKVILPDDVALYLAAHIKTNVRELEGALLRLAARASFQAQPISLEVAREALAKLFAHTPTGLTIEGIQREVAAYFDVKLHDLKGPKRHRAVAHPRMIAMYLARKLTSMSYPEIGSRFGGKDHSTVISAVRKIERLCGEEPTVRSVVSTIESHLRQP
- the yidD gene encoding membrane protein insertion efficiency factor YidD, with the protein product MKTVLLFLIKFYRAAISPLLGPRCRFEPSCSAYAEEALRQHGIIKGLGLAAWRLGRCHPFARGGIDPVPQPLGSSRGGQK
- the rnpA gene encoding ribonuclease P protein component, with the translated sequence MPVRREAFPRARRISKRSDYLAVQNGGRRFGGAHYLLFARRSAVAPGDAAPACRVGVTVSKKVGNAVVRNRVKRWVRESCRKLMTAWPAGLDLVVVAKPSAATAGLGPTTQELASLARQLGRR
- the yidC gene encoding membrane protein insertase YidC, yielding MEKRVVIAIVICVGILFAWMKIFPPPTAPTPAPRADKSSPSIAPAGTAPSSVPAPGPAAAAGGAGAEVAAADHPEELVELITPAVRFVLSSHGGTLRQAQLRAPKYLMRKGDPSSGLELITTSASGFSPLRTEFPKAGFARPSDGAWTVTRPAADTVAFEFVSDAVRIEKKYRAEPESYRLLLDVTVENKTDKPVDHDLGLHIYGHQNPDQKGGSFLSGSSANPASVICEVGEKAERRSVEKVAKERLEKGGNVLWAGTDDKFFLLAAVPFPESPPRERTCAGTSPAPDIGDVFLLFGERTVAPHASTTYPFIVFAGPKIREDLEKVSPNGEDARLHEAIDVNLAFLSRPILSLLKFFQSFVGNWGLAIILLTVFIRLLTFYPTQRSLLSAKKMQKLAPKMAAIRKKYENDKQRQSVETMNLYKAHGVSPFGGCLPSLIQMPIWIALYSTLNYAVELYRSPFILHIHDLTAKDPYYITPLLMGGVMFAQMRMSPASPDQQQQQMMALMMPIMFTAFSLVLPAGLALYMLTSYLIGILQQLYVNHVDRKASAIV
- the rpmH gene encoding 50S ribosomal protein L34; translation: MKRTFQPHRKSRKRTHGFRKRMKTAAGREVIRRRRRKGRKQLTVTVAKK
- the uvrB gene encoding excinuclease ABC subunit UvrB gives rise to the protein MPTPFRLQTELRPMGDQPRAIDELCTGVKRGDPSQVLLGITGSGKTFTVAHVVEQIQRPTLVIAHNKTLAHQLYGEFKALFPDNAIHYFVSYYDYYQPEAYVPSTDTYIEKDSLINEEIDRMRHAATYALLTRRDVLIVASVSCIYGIGAAEAYLGMKIDLARGVEVRRDAVLRRLVEIQYERNDVDFSRGTFRVRGDSVEIFPAYEREKAIRIEWWGDEIETISEVDPLRGKVLRKVDEVSIFPGSHYVTPADRLTKAMAGIKEELRPRLMELKQQNKLVEEQRLQQRTLYDLEMLEQMGRCKGIENYSRHLSGRAPGEPPPTLLDYFPKDYMLFVDESHQTVPQIAAMYKGDRSRKETLVEFGFRLPSALDNRPLRFDEWEARAPQTVYVSATPADYEMRQAQGVFVEQIIRPTGLLDPEIEVRPVGSQVDDLLGEIRERVKSGERVLVTTLTKRMAEDLTEYYTELGVRVRYLHSDIDTLERIEILRDLRLGEFDVLVGINLLREGLDLPEVSLVAILDADKEGFLRAERSLIQTIGRAARNVHGKVIMYADRETDSMKKALDVTATRRRTQAAYNKEHGITPKTIQKAIADLAGTAQDDFVDLTKPLKKSKTSDIPLEELPQILSAMKKEMFDLSEALEFEKAAVIRDKIKELEEVQLAVSG